The following nucleotide sequence is from Centropristis striata isolate RG_2023a ecotype Rhode Island chromosome 7, C.striata_1.0, whole genome shotgun sequence.
tCGGCTGCGTTAACgcttaaatcataataaaagtTGTGTTCATTTATGAAGATCATCCTGCTGAGGAAAACAAGAAAGCATCAGAatcgtgtgtttgccacagagcttattttctgcaatgaaccaaaatccaatgcaaaactCTCACAggtgaattctcaatagaccccatggagatgctaACATGCCAACTtccgggttggcctacaaaaatacgtcATTGCGTTTGCTCTCTATAGTCTTTTGCTCCGGGCTCAAAAGTGCGGTCCAGGGTTCTAGAAGTCATCTGTGCACCGTGCGTCTGTAcatgatggaggaatgcacagtgcatgtagggggtgTGGCCTCAGTAGGCCTGCAGTAAACAAtgtgctatgtgcatgtgattgaggaatagcagagatattcaagtgtacttgcatgaaatctggttgttttagtcaagattatgcaaTAACATATTTTCCCCaattatatttaagttccctgttaagggccagccttcaattttgtaaattcacggtttattcctgttaattccaaTTGGAAAGTtaccaactttgaaaattcagAGAATTCGGCAACCCTAATCACAACTGAAGTCCTCGAACAAGTCCAGAGAACAAAAGGATCATGAACAGCTGTGTTTATCATGAATGCATCACATTAAGTTTCATCCACATCATTAAATGTTGGCATGGTAATCAATATTAAGTTGACAGAGCTCATGCTCAAATGTCACTCTGTGGACAGAAAATATAACACTACCAATGATATAAGCTGTACCCAAAGcaatgttttacattatatGCCTCACTTAATATTTAATCACCAGTTTATGTTTGTGAAAATGGGTATGCATACACAAATCTGACTCCGGGACTTAGAGAACCCTTCTAATCCTTTTTTAGACAAATGAAACCAACCTGAAAAGACTGAAATATTAATTGAACTGTTttacacgcacacgcacacaaacacacacctgatTCCATAGCGTTTGAAGACAGGGATGGAGTCCAGAGCGTCCTTTTCCACCTCTGTGTAGAACCTGTGGAGGTGTGCTGGCAGTGCAGGGCAGCTGTGTAAACCTGGTTCCACTGGAACACGAGTATATGGGATCTTGAGGTCTGACAGGACCTGTGCAAACACCTCGCACACCTCTGCAACACACGGCACAATACAATCAATACTCCGAGCTATTATTTTTCATCTTCTTAAGGTAATCATCATCATTGCCACAATTCAAGCTAAACTAGGCTTAGATTTGAATGTTAAACATTGAATATTGAAACATCAATCATCATATTAGCAACTATTTGCTAACCAGCTATAACCCCAATTCCAAATCAGAGCAGTCATTTGGAAAATagtttttgacatatatttaatgttcaaaccgATAAAGCTTATTATTTATAGTAAATATATACTCTTTCTGAATTTAATGCCTGAAACACATTTGGGACATTGGGAAAGTTGTGTAACACTTAAGCTGTTTGGAACATTAAACAGGTAGACAGGTAACAGATGATAGTATCATGAATGGGTTTGAAAGGTGAATCCTCAAAAGGTTCATTCACAGGCAGGGATGGAGCAAAGTTCACCACTTCAACTGCACGGGCAAATAATCCAACAGTTTAACAAAAGGCCTCattcacaaacattttttccatagATTTGTTCTTTAAAAGCTTTCTACAAAAAGTATATGTTCAATTTATCAACAACTGAATTGTTTGCACCTGTGTTCTTAGCCCATCCTGAGTTCAGATAAcaagttaaggataatggatggataatattatatataactgAAATGAATGTCATTGCCATGTCATTGTGCTCTTTAGCATGCATAGAttttgttcttacctaagaacAAATCCCAAATATGAAAACTGCACAAGAGGGTTTTAAgaagaaatgcatttttaagaATGACTGGTGAATAAGGTCCAATGTCAAGGAAAAATTTCAAGACTTTGAGAGAACCAATCTACAATCCATTTAAAGATTCAGAGAATCAGAAAAATCTCTCCAAGGCAGGCAAGGCTGGAAACCAACACTAGATGCCCATGACCATTGACCGCTTAGGCAGCACTGCAATAAGAACCAACATTATTGTACAATAAAGGACATAACTACATGTGCTGGGGAACACTTCAGAAATCTGTCCAGACACATTCGGCATGTGTTACAAAGGAAAAGAGTGCAGGGACTAGGACTATCTGTCTGCAGCCCAGACCTGTCTCCCATTGAAAATATGCTGTGCAATATGAAGcacaaaatatgacaatggAGACCCTGAACTTTTGAGTAACTGAAgttgaacaacaacaaatgggaaagaattttactttgaaaacttCAACAGTTAGTGTCCTCACTTCCTGAACTCTTAATGAGTGTTGTGTAAAGAGAAGTGATGTAATACAGCGGTAAACATGCTCCTGTACCTTCTTTATTAGAACGTGTTGtacatttaatgttcaaactgataaagtAATGTCAGTATGCACACACAGTatggcatcaaattcagaatgtgtGCATACTGACataagtttatcagtttgaacattaaatgcattgtctttgtacaggtttcaattaaatatatgtcaACAATTATTTCCCAAATATACGTTGGGTTTATGGTAAGTAAGTAGTTTTTGACACGTTAAGTAAATTTTGTTgcagatacttttgtacttttacttcagtaagttttgaatgcaggagttttacttgtagtggagtaattctgtaGTGTGGCATTagatattttactatttttagtaAAGAATCTGAATTCTTTTTTCACCACTGCCTGCCAGTAAATATTCTTAATGTGACCCATCTAACTTTCTTTTATTTGGTATTTGAGAAAAGTGTAGCTTAATGAGTCAGGCATTAGTGTACAGATTGCATTACCTGGCAGTACATGGACATGTTGGTGTCCGTCCATGTGGTGGGGCAGGTGACCTGTCAGTTCCCTGAACAGCCTGACTTGGGCCCTCAACTCCAGCTCCACCTGTGAAGGAAAACACACCTGGAAGTTATTATAATGGAGAAACATCGCCGCATATTAACATTAGTTACTCATGTAGTTTCAAGTTACTTAGCTAACCAGCTTCTTGAACTTCAGTAAAATATGCAACACAGCAATAATCATGTAACTTAAACTTTGCTCTCCTGCAAAAATACATACAAGcacaacttcactgtgacagtTAGATATGTCATGATCTGGTCAGTTAGTATGGCCAGCAGGGATGCAACTTGCAAATAAAACCTGTTTGTCTATGCAGATCCAGAGGTGCAGTGACTGTTTTGCATTTCTGTTTTGTGTCAGCGCAAATACCTGCATGCTGTGGTAAAGCTGGAGCACAACGGAACATACAAAGAATCCAATCATTTAACTCTATGCATTTCACCCATTCTTATAATGCAACATTCTGATTAGGGATGCACAATTATAACATtggaagacaaaaaagaagttATTGTTTGTATGTCTGATAATGCAGAGCAGAATGTTACTCTCAACTTGTTCTGTATTTTACTCTAGTTGGCGACAACAATGCTtgttaaaaatacatgaaacaaaATCCACCAGTAGTTTACAAACACTAATTATATGTAACCGTTGAGCAAAATGAGTGATGGATCTGAAAATGAGTATAGGCCGGGAGCGAGCAGCAGTGAGTGTGTTCTCATGAGCAGCAAAGGGAGGACGAATGAGGACAGTTTATCCTTTCTAAACAGTGGAGTCAAAGACCTTCAGGCAAATGCTGATTGGTCCAAGAGTATGTCCATTTTTTTAGCCTTTAATTGTTTGCTTGTTAATAAGGTCTGGCATGAATTAGTCTACATGTTTAAAAGAAATAAGatgattaaaaataactttacaataaataaatgtgttcttCATCACACAGTGAAGGTTGTCTTAAAATGGGTGCTGcggtagaaaaataaaattgtaaatcTGAAAATATAGATTTATTTTCCTCTTCACATGGTTTATTGTTATCGGTATCAGCCACAGCAGACTAATTACCAGTTACTTCCACATCAATAACTGGAATTCTAAATAATTTGCACATGACTGTATCTCATTTACGTCATTATAACTTTATTATCAATATCTGATATGACCTCCATAATATccatgttacattacattacattacatgtcatttagcagacgcttttgtccaaagcgattTACAATAAGTGTTCAATAAGTGTACAATAATGTTCttgaaagtgtgtttttagtgtgtgacTTCATGCCAGTAACAACCTTTCAGTGCACACAATTTTCTGGCAAATAACACTTTGGTAATGGGATAGAGTCTCAACAGATAAATTTGCGACAAACATTTTAGCTTGACTGttcattttaacactttttcgtGTGGAACTGGCCCCATCTTTGatttaaaacaaactaaagcttttgtttttagtttactTCTACTTCTTCATTTTAAAGATTGAACAAGTTTGATGCAGAAGACAGTTTTTTGGGTTTTATGAATGTTGATCCACTATACTGCCCCCCCTCATCTCTGGACAGTGAATGGAGTAACCGCAGATTGCATTAAATTGCAttaaactgttttgtatttattgtattaacaTTGTTCCATTTctttataaaacaaaataaaacaagcataaataaaaaagtttgccAGTCTTAATGGATCATATGTATTTCACCAGGCTCCATCATACATGCTGGGCTTTAAAGGAGTATACTACCTGCTTCATGCTGAGCTGACCCATCTTCAGGGCCTGACGGAAGCCCATCTTCCCATGGAAGAAGCCGCAGTGGTTTACTAGTGTGGAGGCCTGCCGGAGGCTCTGACACACTGGGATGCCCTCTGACAGGTTGGCATGGAGACCGATGGGGATGTTGTGcctgacaagaaaaaaagtgtttgtttattcatttgtaAATGGATAcctttttatttatggcattaaATGTACTCCATGCGTGATTTGTCGTTTGTGTATAAAACTGGTTACCGAATATTTCTGCTTTATGAATAGTGTcagagatacagagtgaaagggggagacagaagaGAAGACATGcagaaagggctccgagccggagtTGCGGAACTTGCTTCGTTGCAAGGACTAATGCGCTCTATCCCCGTTTACCTTTCTAGTGTTGTTTTTAGCTAGGTTAGTGTGATGGGGTGATCTGACCATACACCAGCAACCACCTCACACAAAATAATGCTGTAGCAAGCACAGAAGGTTTTCAAAATactgaacaaaaaacaacatttgctTATTGTTTGTGGATATTTAGCGATACAAATGGTAGTAGCtataatttgttattatttctaGAGCcagacagatatatcagttgactgttattatcggccgatattggcctatcaaaggcatatagGGATCTGTGAATACACTCTCCAATATGTGCAATTATGGAAAGTTTtgtacacaatatataatacagaaaatgttGCCTGGCCTGATtcagaaatggtgttagctattcatttaacatttttttgtaatagttAGCAATTGACTGACAGTGAActgaaattatgtttatttaggtatttattttattcctatctattctttattttcccagttatcatttatagaatttaCCTACAATATCATGCATTGTTATATCATACTATTTGattaagttttatgtttgagaaagtatcTCTCTGGGTTTATTTGCAGCGTGGTGAAGAAATCGATGCACAATACACATAAGAAATGTcatttttcattccagctcaaaaaaggACTATATCGTTCACCATATCggttattaattaatttcccccctctaaaatcagtattggcatttgtctcaaaaatcccatatcagtcaggctctaatTATTTCATATCAGCATCTGTAGTTGTGTTGTTGTATCTAAGTATCTAAGTGCTGATATCTTGGCCTTCTGTATTGCTGTCTCTCTCGAGAACTGCTCATACAAATAACTTAATACTACGCCACCTTTGGTCCTGAGTAAGGCACCTGTCATGACATAGTTGTGTCCACTAGCATCACTGATGCTTGAAATGTTTGAGGTGGCTACAATGCAACACCCGTTACATGGTCTCTTTCTTCATCTGTTTGTACTGTAGCAAGTGACACTGTAACAGCGTGCCTCAATCTGAACGGAAGGCTTTTCTATAACAGatatgtaaattaaacagtttaCTCCTGgtgcacaatgctgtaaaaaCAGGTCTTTGCTCCTTTGATTAAGTTGCGATCAACAAGTCTCTAACTGTTGATGTCTTGGAGGgcttaaatataaattactttCACATTTATTTGGAGCGGAgatcaaaaaaatcaaatcaatcaaatcaaaattactttattcatccccgaggggaaagtcagttagtctggtagaatctcttgaagaaagAGGTGACTCAAAGTGACCTCACACTACAGATGTGTGGCCAGTTATACGAGTTAGAAAAATGCACCACCAAACAACTAGTGGACCCAGAGTCAGGTAAATGCTGCATACAGCAGCATTTTTACAGCACCTACCCTACCTTTTAGCCAGATCTGCTGCGTCTTTGGCAGCAGAGGCGTTAACCAACAGGGACACATTGGAAATGCCTCCGGCCTGGAAGCAGTCCACAATGCCCTG
It contains:
- the ydjc gene encoding carbohydrate deacetylase isoform X2: MPQPRMMLVVTGDDFGYCPRRNQGIVDCFQAGGISNVSLLVNASAAKDAADLAKRHNIPIGLHANLSEGIPVCQSLRQASTLVNHCGFFHGKMGFRQALKMGQLSMKQVELELRAQVRLFRELTGHLPHHMDGHQHVHVLPEVCEVFAQVLSDLKIPYTRVPVEPGLHSCPALPAHLHRFYTEVEKDALDSIPVFKRYGIRWPDVYLGLTTMGQNMSVPNLQDLNAAVHQAPISLW
- the ydjc gene encoding carbohydrate deacetylase isoform X1, encoding MPQPRMMLVVTGDDFGYCPRRNQGIVDCFQAGGISNVSLLVNASAAKDAADLAKRHNIPIGLHANLSEGIPVCQSLRQASTLVNHCGFFHGKMGFRQALKMGQLSMKQVELELRAQVRLFRELTGHLPHHMDGHQHVHVLPEVCEVFAQVLSDLKIPYTRVPVEPGLHSCPALPAHLHRFYTEVEKDALDSIPVFKRYGIRWPDVYLGLTTMGQNMSVPNLQRALSHALAAGSSGGSKCSSASGSNQPVVTAELMVHPGYPSHPQEGGCGEGPDDFSQSADRQHELSVLRDPSLLALYSQERVQLCSFKDI